A single genomic interval of Rhododendron vialii isolate Sample 1 chromosome 3a, ASM3025357v1 harbors:
- the LOC131318839 gene encoding zinc finger protein 8-like, translating to MEKIERETHDFMNVESFSQLPFIRPAPVKDQKTGIRLFGIEFGTTTTADESVLSGDATTPEPPKETDSGGDSNRKFECHYCCRNFPTSQALGGHQNAHKRERQHAKRAHLHSTAASAMFHGGYRLGSAPVPPPLMASYQHSWNASITNGGSSIYDTTPRFYGTSYGSSSSSSSYISHYHHHQQQQQQQPINGSPMGSLWRNIPAVQSSGGFNRDRSLMHHPLPLFSNDAMPSQKIIGSSDAQSVQDHITIFVPVKPQRCVKGV from the exons atggaaaagatagagagagaaacacacGACTTCATGAACGTCGAGTCCTTCTCTCAGCTCCCCTTCATCCGCCCCGCACCGGTCAAGGATCAAAAAACCGGCATCCGCCTCTTCGGCATAGAATTCGGCACAACCACCACCGCAGACGAATCAGTACTCTCTGGCGACGCCACCACCCCAGAGCCACCGAAAGAAACCGACAGCGGCGGAGATAGTAACCGAAAATTCGAGTGTCACTACTGCTGCAGGAACTTCCCCACCTCCCAAGCCCTAGGGGGCCACCAAAACGCCCACAAGAGGGAACGGCAGCACGCCAAGAGGGCCCACCTCCACTCCACCGCGGCCTCTGCCATGTTCCACGGAGGTTACCGCCTTGGCTCCGCCCCGGTGCCACCGCCCCTCATGGCTAGTTACCAACACTCGTGGaatgctagtattactaacggcgGCAGCAGCATTTACGATACTACCCCTAGGTTTTATGGAACTAGTTacggttcttcttcttcttcttcttcatatatttctcattatcatcatcatcagcagcagcagcagcagcagcccaTAAACGGGAGCCCAATGGGTTCGTTGTGGAGGAATATTCCGGCAGTCCAAAGCTCGGGTGGTTTTAATCGTGACCGTTCGTTAATGCATCATCCGTTGCCCTTGTTTTCTAACGATGCGATGCCGTCGCAGAAGATAATTGGTAGCTCTGACGCTCAAAGCGTGCAGGATCAT ATTACAATTTTTGTGCCAGTCAAACCCCAAAGATGTGTAAAAGGTGTATGA
- the LOC131318840 gene encoding protein RDM1-like, whose protein sequence is MLRTQISSQNQCMLTSDSDTESDDLSKYFSALVPPRYTKGKGVEGETSSQSAKGWKEDLESLVRRAEMYQDYMKEIEIPGNRGSVIPFNTWQDLAKSMKQLYKQPLHYLTNVQMKQWDKARLDTEQEQVPMDNFVHPAKAEATVWLIEEIHRQNTSHLFLAKIWSNEPLNYHAFVDPFYHHQY, encoded by the exons ATGTTGCGAACGCAAATATCTTCGCAAAATCAGTGTATGTTAACGTCGGATTCAGATACAGAATCCGATGATCTCAGCAAATATTTTAGTGCCCTAGTACCCCCGAGATATACGAAAGGAAAAGGCGTTGAAGGGGAAACTAGTAGCCAAAGTGCGAAGGGATGGAAGGAAGATTTGG AATCATTGGTGAGACGTGCAGAAATGTATCAAGACTACATGAAAGAGATTGAAATCCCAGGAAATCGAGGGTCAGTTATCCCTTTCAACACATGGCAAGATCTAGCAAAATCAATGAAGCAACTGTACAAGCAGCCACTGCACTACCTTACCAATGTACAGATGAAGCAGTGGGACAAAGCAAGACTCGATACTGAACAAGAGCAGGTTCCGATGGACAATTTCGTGCACCCTGCTAAGGCCGAGGCTACTGTATGGCTAATTGAAGAGATCCACAGGCAAAACACATCTCACCTCTTTCTTGCTAAAATTTGGTCCAATGAACCCCTTAATTACCATGCATTTGTGGATCCATTCTATCATCATCAGTACTAA
- the LOC131318841 gene encoding uncharacterized protein LOC131318841, translating to MGTREVYEQKLRSGNLYHDPTMNPGLGSPRCPRCLSLLNPNAENGDWAITSVLHDATSVAGSGIGGLLSAIHGFNTGIPYIQKHVKGPKWLPFLVGVPPLLMFSAASAAFGGYALPTFTQLTVTSYYAASSASQYGISLLTRRIEESHTSLNQQERLR from the exons ATGGGGACGAGGGAGGTGTACGAACAGAAGCTGAGGTCGGGCAACCTCTACCATGATCCAACCATGAACCCTGGCTTAGGCTCCCCTCGATGCCCtcgttgtctctctctcttaaacccTAACGCC GAAAACGGCGATTGGGCCATCACTTCGGTTCTACATGACGCTACATCTGTT GCTGGCTCTGGAATTGGCGGTTTGCTCAGTGCGATTCATGGTTTCAATACAG GAATACCATACATTCAGAAACATGTAAAAGGACCAAAGTGGCTTCCTTTCCTTGTTGGG GTACCTCCATTGCTAATGTTCTCTGCTGCAAGTGCTGCATTTGGAG GTTACGCACTTCCAACGTTTACACAACTGACTGTGACTTCGTACTATGCTGCCTCAAGTGCCTCCCAATATGGTATTTCTTTGCTCACCCGACGTATCGAAGAGTCCCATACTTCCCTTAATCAGCAGGAAAGACTCAGATGA